The Tautonia plasticadhaerens nucleotide sequence TTGCAGAAGCACCGGATCGCCCTGGACTACCGGGCCGAGGGGCGTCCCCACGCGAAGACCAACCCGGCCCAGATCCAGCAGGTCCTGCTGAACCTGGTCATCAACGCCCGACAGGCGATGCCCGGGGGGGGGAGCTGCGGATCCGGGTCGGCGCCGACGCCACCGGCCGGAAGGCCGAGCTGTCGGTGTCGGACACCGGGGTCGGGATCGCCCCGACGGACCTCCGGCGCATCTTCGAGCCCTTCTTCACCACCAAGACCGGCCCCGACGCCACCGGCCTGGGCGGCACCGGCCTGGGGCTCCCCGTCTGCCGGGAGATCGTCGAGGCCCACCACGGCCGGCTCCGGGCCGAGAGCCGCCCGGGCAAGGGGACGAGCTTCACCCTCATCCTCCCCACCTGCCCCGAGCCCGCCTCCCGGCAGGGGGCCGCCTGAGCCACCGGGCGGCCGGGCCGATCGGGCCGGAGGCCGGGGGACGGCCGTCGGGGGTCCCGGTGACTCGCCGGCCCCCCCGGGACCGCGTGGCCGGGCAGGGCCCGATCTCCGGGCCCTTCCGGGCGATCGGCCGTCGAATCCGAGGGGAATCCCCGATCCGAGAGGACGAGCGATGAGCCGGACCGAAGGCCATTCCCGGGCCCAGCCGACGCACCACCATCCCGCGTTCCTGCTGACGCTGATCGTCGTCGGCTCGGGCTGCTTCTTCCTCGGCAGCACCCTGCAAGGTCGGGGAGGCGGGCCGTCGGACGACCGGGCCGCCTCCCCCTGCTGCGGCCACCATCACCCGGAGCCGGCGGAGCCCCCCGCGCCTCCCCCCCCTCCGGGCCGGGACCCGGACGGGCCCGGGCTCCCCATCCGCCTGACGTTCGAGTTCCCCAACGGGATCCTCCCCGGCGTGATGCCGGCCCTCGCCGAATCGGCAGGCTCGACGACGGCCGGTCCGGACCCGGGCCCGGGCCCCGAGTCGAGGCAAGGCTCCCCGGCGCGGCCGGATCCGACCATGCCCCCTCCGGCGATCCACCCCTCGGTCCTGTCCTCGGCCGCGCCAATTCCCGGGGAGACGGGCTCGCCCCCCCCCGACCCCGGACCGACCGAGGAGGATGCCCCGGCCTCTCCCCCGATCGACGACGTCTCACCGTCCCGGCTCCCCGGCCCTCCCGAGGAGGACGACCGGGGATTGGAGCCGACGTCAAACGCTCCGGAGCAAGGCCCTGTGCCGGTGCCGGCGGAGCCGCCCGGATCGGCGACCGGTCGGCTGCCCGACCCGGTTTCGGGAGAGGACCGGCCGTCTCCTGCCGAGCATTTGGACGGATCGGTGCCGGGCCTCGGCGACCGGGCCCCGGCACCTCCGCGGACGCCGGGCTCGGACCGGGCATCCCCGGCCGATCCCGCCCCCCGGGAGTCCCCGGCGCGATCGATCGCCCCGCCGGCCGATCCTCGACGAGCCGGACTGCCCCGGCCCCCGGGAGTCCCCGGCCCTCCCCCCCCGGTGCGGTCGACGCCGGCGACGCCCGCCCCGACGCCCGGGAGGCTGCTCCCGCCCGGCGGGCACGTCATCGGCGAGGGGGGGGCGCCGACGACCCCGTCCCGGATCCCGGCCGCCCGCCTGGACGGGGCGATCGGCGACGCGATGTCCCGGCTCGCCGACGACCTGATCCGTCCCTACGGCTCCCCTCCCCCGGTCTCCCCCGAGGTGCGCGCCGAAGACGCCCTAGGGACCCCCTCGGCGGCCAACCGGCCGGGGAGCCCTCGGGCCCCGGGCCTGATCCGGGAATGGTCGAAGGACCGGGATCCCCGCATCGGCGGCGTCGGGGACGGCGAGGTGTCCCGGGCGGGGCGGTGGTTCCCCTGATCGGCCCGATCGTGCTCGACGAGCCCACCGGCCCGTCCCAGGTCCCCGAGTCAGTCTCGATCATCCCTCATCTGCAGAGTTGCCTGGATCATAAACCCCGGGTGGCCGGGGTCTCGTCCGCGAGACCCCGGTTGACGAGGCCGCCGGGCCGGGGTCTCGCGGACGAGACCCCGGCCACCCCGGCCGCCCGATGGCCAGTCTCCCGGGCAATGCGGGAATCCGCCACCCGCCATCCCGATCCGGTCGGCCCCTACGAGGCCATCAGGGAACGGGCGTAGGTCTCCGGCACGAGCACCGAGGCGGCCCGGGGGAGGACCCGGGAGGTCCAGGGGTCGGGGGCGTCCGGGTCGATCGAGCCGGCGGGGTCGCCGTCGAGCTGGACGGGGACCGGGCCGTCGCTGGAGATCCGGACGCCCCGGACCCGGCGGTGCCAGACGCCGGGACGTTTCAGGTGCAGGCCCCGGAAGACCAGCCAGAGGTAGTGCAGGGCCGCGAACGGGCCCCGGTCGCGGAAGACGACCAGGTCGAGCAGGCCGTCGTCCTCCCGGGCCGTGGGGGCGATCGGCAGGCCGAGGGCGTAGCTCGGCAGGTTGAAGACGAAGGCCATCGCCCCGAGCAATTCCTCGGCGGGCCCGGGGTCCTCGACCCGGACCCTCAGCATCGGGAACCCGTACTCGAAGCTGGCCCGGAGGACCGGCTCGACGTAGGCGACCCGGCTGGTCGGCCGGACCCGGTGGGCCCGGCCGAGGCGGGCGAGGTGGTGCCGGGTCACCACGTCCGCGTCGAAGCCGATGCCGGCCATCAGGGCGAACCGACGCCCCCCGGCCTCGCCGAGATCCAGCGGCAGGGCGAGGCCCGAGGCGACCGTCTCGGCCACCCGCTCCGGCTGCCGGGTCATGCCGAAGTGCCGGGCGAAGAGGTTCTCCGTCCCCGCCGGCAGCACGGTGATCGGCACCCGGGGCCGTTCGTTCAGCAGGGCGGCCACCGTGCCGTCGCCGCCGACGGCCACCAGGCATCGGCACGACGAATCGGGGCCGGCCCGGCGGACCAGCTCGGCCCGGTCGCCCGGCGTCCAGCCCACCCTCGCCCCCAGCCCCCGGCTCCCCAGCGCGTCCACCAGCCGGGAGACCCGGGCCCGGCCGGCCCCGATCCCCGAGTTCGGGTTGGCGACCAGCCCGACCCAGGGGGCGCGGTCGGGGGGGGGCGCCGGGGGATCCCCGGCGTCCCCGGGGGGGACCAGCCGGGGTCCGTCGGGCCCGTCGAAGGGGCGCGGGCCAGCTCCGTCCTCGGCCATCGATCCGGCCCATCGGGTGTCCATCGAGTCGGCGACGCGGGGCGGGCGCGACGAGGCCGGCCGGCTCGGGCCGGTCCCCGGCGAGCTTCGCGCCGCCTTCATCGATCTTACCGGGGCGGCGTCGGTCGCGGAACCGGGGCGGGGATCGGACCGGACCGGACCGGGCGAGGGGGCGGGTCGGAGCCGGGGCGTCGAACGGGCCCCGACCTTGCCGGGCAAGGCGGGGCCCGTCGGATGGGACGACCCGGCGAGGGGACGAGCGAGCCCGGCCCGGGGTCAGTCGGAGCTCTCGGCGTCGGAGGGCTCGGGGCCGGCCCCCCGGGACGCGACGCGATCCAGCAGCTCTTCGTTCTCGGCCAGCAGGGTGGTGAACTGCTGTCGGAGCGACTGGAGGCGGTCCAGCTTCTCGGCGTTCTCGGCGGCCAGCTGCTCGCGACGGGCATTCGCCTCGTCGAGGGAGGCCTGGAGGCGGGCCTGCTCCTGCTCCTTGTCGGCGGTCGCCTGCTGCATCCCGGCGATCAGCCCCTGCTCCTCCTGGAGGCGGAGCTGGAGGCGGAGCTGGGACTCCTGCAGGACGCTGACGCGGTTCTGCAGGTCCTCGAGGGTGATCCGGAGCGACCGGAGCTGGGCGTCGGTGGCCTGGCGGGTCGAGAGGACCTGCTGCTCGATCGAGTAGGCATCGGCCTGGGCCTGGCGGGTCTCCTGCGACACCTGCTCGATCTGCTCGGAGACCGACTCGATGCCCCGGCCCCAGCTCCGGTTGAGCTGGGAGACCATCGCGAGCAGGTAGATCGAGACCAGGGCCATCAGGGTGACCAGGACCGACAGGACTTTCCCGGCGGTGGACATCGGACCTCTCCGTTCGGGTCGATGGGCGACCGGCGCGCAAGAGACGTGATCAGGCTCGTCGCCGACGGCCGGGCCGCGAGGGCCCCCCGAGGTTCGGGGGGCCCCATCGACGCGAGGTTACGAGGGATTATACCCCCGCTTCTCCCGCCGTGCCAAGGCACCCGAAATGCACGCGCGCAGCCCCCGAGCGGACCGACCCGCACGACCGCCCCCTCCCGACCGCCCGGGCCGGCCCGGCGAGGCCGGGGCCCCCGGCGGGCCGACGGTTTGACGCCCCGGCGGGCGCTCCCCTACAATCCCCGGATCACCGACGCTCGGCGTCGCGGCCCGGGGCGTACGCCCGGCGCGACGGCGGGCCGACCCGGCCGGGGAACCGACGAGCGATGCGACCGTCGTACAAGGTGACCGAGCTGCTGGGGGACGGCATCGGCGCCGAGCTCTCCGAGGCCGTGCATGCCCTGGCCGGGGCCCTCCCCGTCGACCTGCAATTCGAGCCCGTCGACCTGACCCTGGAGAACCGGAGGGCCCGCAGGTCGGCGGTCTACGACGAGGCGGTGGCCTCCGTCGAGGCCAACAAGGTCGCGCTGAAGTACCCGACCATCACCGCCGAGGAGAGCCCCAACCAGGTCCTCCGGCGCCGGCTGAATCTGTCGGTCATCCACCGGCCGGTCTACACCATCCCCGGCGTGCCGTCGAACTTCCGGCCCGAGCTGGACGTGGACATCATCCGGATCGCCACCGGGGGCACCTACGACGACCCCGGCCGGAGGATCGGCGACAGCGGGGCCGTCAGCCTGCGGATCGTCGAGCGGCAGCCGGTCCTGGAGGCGGCCCGGTACGCCTTCACCCTGGCGCGGAAGACCGGCAAGAACGTCACCAGCGCGTCGAAGTACACCATCCAGAAGGCCACCGACGGGCTGTTCCAGGAGGTGGCCGAGTCGGTCGCCGCCGAGTACCCCGAGGTGCCGCACCACGCCGAGCTGTTCGACGCCCTGCTGGCCAAGATCATCATGAAGCCGGAGCACTTCCAGGTGGTCCTGGTGCTCAACGAGTACGGCGACTTCCTCTCGGACATGGCCTGCGGCCTGGCCGGGTCGCTGGGGATCGGCGCCAGCGCCAACCTCGCCTTCGACGCCTCGGCGGTGGTCCGGGTCGCCCTCTTCGACGCGGCCCACGGCACGGCGCCGGACATCGCGGGCAGGGGCCTGGCCAACCCGACGGCGATCTTCCTGGCCTTGTCGATGCTGCTGTATCAGGTCGGCGAGATCCGGGTCGGCAAGGCCGTGAAGGACGGCACGCTCGAGTTGCTCCGCCGGGGGGTCCGGACGAAGGACCTGGGAGGCTCCGAGTCGACGAGCAGCTTCACCGGCGCCGTCGCCGCCGAGGTCGCCGGGCGGCTGTGCTGACCCCGGCGTCGCGTCGGGCGTGACGTCCCGACCGCCCCGTCGGCGCGGGCGAAGCCCCGCCCCCCTCCTCCCCCCTGTGCCGGCCCGGTGCCGGAGGATCCCCGCCCGTGAGCCCGGTCAGGCGTCGACGCGTCTACAAGTGGGAGCTGGACTCGGCGGCCAGGACCCGGAGGGCTACCGTCCAGACCGCCTGGGAGCAGATCACGCCCGAGTGGCTGTTCCTCGGCAGCTTCCTCGCCGTGATCCTCATCGGCACGATCGGCCTGCGGTTCGTCCCGTTCTTCTACGCCGACGAGAGGGCGCCGCTGGGCCTCGTCGACGCGCTCTTCACGGCCACCAGCGCCGTCTGCGTGACGGGGCTGATCGTCGTCGACACGGCGACCTACTTCTCGGTCTGGGGGAAGCTCTGGCTGCTGGCGCTGATCCAGGTCGGCGGGCTCGGGATCATCACCTTCACCACGTTCCTGATCGCCGCGATGGGGGGACGGCCTTCGCTGAGGCAGGAGGCGATCACCTCCGGCTCCCGGGAGGCGGTCCAGAACATCAACTACCGGGGGCTGGCCCGGCACGTGATCCTCTTCACGCTGCTCTTCGAGGCCGCCGGCTTCGTCCTGCTCTCGGCGATCTGGGTCCTCCAGTGGGCGCTCAGCGAGGGGGGGACGCTCGGCGGCGACACCCCGGTCGGCTTCTGGGAGGTCCTGGGCCACGCGGCGTTCCACTCGGTCAGCGCCTTCTGCAACGCCGGCTTCTCCACCTTCAGCGACTCGGTGATCCGCTTCCAGAACTGGCCCCTGACCCTGGGGTGCCTGATGTCCCTGATCGTCGTGGGCGGGCTGGGATTCCTGACGCTGGAAGAGCTGTACATGTCGTTCAAGGCCCGGCGGGCGGGGCGCGGCTACCGGATGTCGCTGCACTCCAAGGTCGTGCTGGGGATGACGGCCCTGCTGCTGCTCGGGGCCTGGCCCGCCTTCGCGGCCCTGGAGTGGGGCAACTCGCTCTCCGGCATGCCCGCCTGGGCCAAGCTGGTGAACGCGATGTTCATGGGGGTCACCCCGAGGACGGCCGGCTTCAACAACATCAATTACGTGCAGGCGACCGTCGGGTCGAACTTCCTGACGATCCTGCTCATGTTCATCGGCGGCGCCCCGGGCTCGACGGCCGGCGGCCTGAAGGTGACGACCGTCGCCCTGCCGGCCCTGATGGCCTGGTCCCGGATCCGGGGCCGGCAGGTCACCGGGCTGCTCAAGCGGACGGTGCCCGAGGAGACGATCCAGCGCGCCGTCGGACTGGTCGTGCTCGGCTTCGCCCTGGTCACCGGCTGCATCCTGCTGATCGTCATCAGCGAGGGCAGCTCCCCGGAGCGGTTCCTCGACTACATGTTCGAGGCCGTCAGCGCCTTCGACACCGTCGGCCTGAGCCGGGACACCACCCCCGGCCTGAGCGTCTTCGCCAAGCTCGCCACGATCGTCCTCATGTTCCTCGGCCGCGTCGGCCTGCCGACCGTCGCCTCCGCCCTCACCGTCGCCGCCTACCGGCCGATGGGGGAATTCCGGTACGCCCAGGAAGACGTCGTCATCGGCTGACCCGAAGCAGGAGCCCGAGCCCGCCATGGAGAAGAAGCGATTCGTCGTCGTCGGCCTGGGGAACTTCGGCCACACGCTCGCCACCAAGCTGCACGAGCAGGGGCACGAGGTCGTCGCCGTGGACACCGACGAGAACGCCGTCGACCGCATCGCCCCGTACGTGAACACGGCCGCCGTGGGGGACGGGCGGCAGATCGAGACGCTCAAGCGCCTGGGGGCCGAGAAGGCCGACGTCGGCGTCGTCTCCACCGGCGACGACATCACGGCCAGCATCCTGGCCACGATGTCCCTGAAGGACCTGAAGGTCGAGGACATCTTCGTCAAGGTGATCTCGATCAACCACGCCCGGGTCATGGACAAGATCGGCGTCACCGAGTCGATCTTCCCCGAACGCGAGAGCGCCCTGCGGCTGGCCGCCCGGATCGCCAGCAAGGGCATCCTCAACTACATCCGCATGGGGACCTCCCTGAGCATCCAGGAGCTGGCCGTTCCGACCACCTGGATCGGCCGATCCCTCCGGGAGCTGGAGCTGCCCCGGCGCTACCGGATCTCCGTCATCGCCCTGCACGACATGCTCCGGGACGAGATGATCCCGATCCCCGACCCCGACGCCCCCCTGAAGGACTCCGACACCATCCTCATCGCCGGCAAGGACGACGACCTCGCCAAGGTCGAGCAGGAGAGCGACGACGACGGCCTGCCCAAGGGCCGACGCTGATCGGGGCCGACCCGGCCGAGCGCACTTGCTCCCAGGCTCACAGGTCGAGCGCCCGACAAATCTCCCCGGCGATCTCCCCCGGGGTCCCGCTGATGTCCACCCGGATCGCGTCCTCGGGGGGTTCGAGCAGCTCGAGCTGGCTCTCCAGCAGGTCCGGGTTCATGAAGTGGCCCTCCCGGGCGGCGAGCCGATCGGCGATCAGCTCCTCGGGGCCGCAGAGGCAGACGTAGCGCACGTCGGCCAGGTCGTGCTTGAGGTAGTCCTGATACGAGTGCTTCAGCGCCGAGCAGGCGAGCACGATGTCCTCCCCCCGCTCGTAGGTCCGGTCGATCAGTTCGGCCAGGGCCTCGAGCCAGGGCCGGCGGTCGTCGTCGTCGAGCGGGATCCCCCGGTGCATCTTCTCGATGTTCGCCTCGGGGTGGTAGGCGTCGGCGTCGTGGAAGGGCCAGCCGAGCCGGTCGGCCAGGACCTCGCCGACCGTCGTCTTGCCCGAGCCGGACACCCCCATCAGCACGATGATCACGCGACGCCCCCCTGCGTTTCATCCGAATTCGAGTCAATCCTCATCCGGCGCCGGCCCCGGCCCCTCCGCCGTCCCCCCGGCGAGCCTCCGGAGCATCCGGCCCTGCTTCCGGGGCAGGCGGACGCGGCCGAACTCGGGCATCCTCGGCTCGAAGAGCGGCCAGGTCAGGACCGTGAGGCAGGCGTCCTTCTGGAGGATCGCCACCAGCATCTTCCCCCGATGCAATCCCAGGACCGCGACCGCCCCGTTCTCGGGATTGCGCCCCAGCCTCCTGGTCCGGGACAGCACGGCCCGCAGGGCCGGATCGGCGTCCGGCTCCGGCACGTGGAACCGCTCGACGAAGCGTTCGAGGGCGTGCCTCGTGAGCCGGACCCCGCTGTAGTCGCGCTGGCCCTTGGGGGGGGGCGAAGGGGCATCGCTCATGCCGTTGGTCCTTCGCTGGAGGCGGCCGGAGGGGCACGGAGGGGAACCGGAGGATGGCGGATGGCGGATGCGATCGGGGCATCCGACGTCCGCCATGGATTCACGCGGAATCGCCCGGATCCGTCACCTTCGGGTGGCCGGGGTCTCGTCCGCGAGACCCCGGTTGACGAGGCCACCGGGCCGGGGTCTCGCGGACGAGACCCCAGCCACCCCGGCCATCCGAAGGCATGCCTTCCGGCCAATGCAGCATCACTCCCCGGAGGAGACCTCCCCGGTGGCGGCCCACTCGACGCCCCTTCGCATCCACTCCTGGAACTGGGGGTCGGCGATGGCGGCGGCGTCGTGGCCGAGGGCGTTGTTGTAGACCCGGCCCTCGCCGTAGGTGTTCACCCAGATGACGGCCTCGTCCTTGCCGGTCCCCCGGGGGAGGTCCGGGTCGGAGTAGGCGGTGGCGAGGACGACGTTGCCGTCGACCATCATCGAGTTCTGGTACAGCTCGTCGACCTCGTGGGCGAACTCATCGGGGAGGCCGGCGGAGATGGGGTGCTCGGCCGGGGTCTTCTTCACGGTGAAGGCGTGCTTCGGGCCGTGGAAGCCCTGGGTCCGCCAGCCCCCGGCGATCATCCGCTCATACTCCTCCCAGTTCGGGTCGGCGAAGGCGCTGGAGGCGAAGTGGTAGACGACCAGACCGGTGCCGCCCTCGACGGCGTCGAGCAGCGCCTGCTTGTTCTCGTCGGTCCAGACGGTGCCCGAGGGGGCGGCGTCCGTCTGCCGGTAGTTCAGCAGGAGGACGTCGTACTTGCCGAGGTTCTCCTCGGTGAGGTCCTCCGCCGGCGTGGCGGTCACGTCGACGTTGATGCGTCCGCCTTCCTCCAGGAAGCCCTCGAGGATGCGGGTGGTCTCCTTCCAGTCGTGGCCCCGGTGGTCTCCGGTGATGATCAGGCAGTCGATCTTCTCGTCCTGGGCGAGGGCGGGCGAGGCGGCCAGGGCGAGCAGGCCGAGGCAGGAGAGGGCGATTCGTCGGGTCATGGGCGTCGACTCCCGGTTGGTCTCGTCTCGTCTGGATCGACCGGGGGCCGGGCCTCCTCTCCCCCGGCCGACCCCCGGCCGACGGCGGGCCGCCCCCCCGATCGTCGCGCCCCAGCCTACCGCCCCGATCCCCCGACCGCGACGGGGAGGCGGCGATCGGGCCGGTCAGTCGGCCTTCGACCCCGGGGGGGGGAAGCCCTGCGAGTCGTCGTCGAGCACGAGGATCCAGTCGAGCGCCTCCCCCGGGCTCGGGGGCAGGAACTCCCGCTCCCCCTCGCTCGGGAAGGTGCCGATCTCGGTCGCCGCTCCGGTCCGGGGGTCGTACCACCAGGCCCGGGCCGTGTCGCCGGAGAGGGCGTCCATGCGGACCCGGAAGGCCCGGCCGAGCGGGGCGTAGACCATCGCGTATCGCCCCTGGGCGTCCCGGGTGGCGACGTACCGGTAGCGGCCGGCGCCGGGGACGGCGCTGGTCACCGCGTCGGGCACGATGATCGAGTCGTCCGGGATCCGGGACAGGGAGGGGCGGGACTCGATCAGCCATCGGCCGTATTGCATCTGACCGGCGCCGGGCTGGTCGATCGCCTCGTGCCAGGGCATCAGCGGCCGGTTGATCGGCTCCCGGCCCTCGTCCCACATCTGCCAGACGGAGTGGTGGCC carries:
- a CDS encoding ATP-binding protein, coding for MSVSDTGVGIAPTDLRRIFEPFFTTKTGPDATGLGGTGLGLPVCREIVEAHHGRLRAESRPGKGTSFTLILPTCPEPASRQGAA
- a CDS encoding diacylglycerol/lipid kinase family protein is translated as MAEDGAGPRPFDGPDGPRLVPPGDAGDPPAPPPDRAPWVGLVANPNSGIGAGRARVSRLVDALGSRGLGARVGWTPGDRAELVRRAGPDSSCRCLVAVGGDGTVAALLNERPRVPITVLPAGTENLFARHFGMTRQPERVAETVASGLALPLDLGEAGGRRFALMAGIGFDADVVTRHHLARLGRAHRVRPTSRVAYVEPVLRASFEYGFPMLRVRVEDPGPAEELLGAMAFVFNLPSYALGLPIAPTAREDDGLLDLVVFRDRGPFAALHYLWLVFRGLHLKRPGVWHRRVRGVRISSDGPVPVQLDGDPAGSIDPDAPDPWTSRVLPRAASVLVPETYARSLMAS
- a CDS encoding isocitrate/isopropylmalate family dehydrogenase, producing MRPSYKVTELLGDGIGAELSEAVHALAGALPVDLQFEPVDLTLENRRARRSAVYDEAVASVEANKVALKYPTITAEESPNQVLRRRLNLSVIHRPVYTIPGVPSNFRPELDVDIIRIATGGTYDDPGRRIGDSGAVSLRIVERQPVLEAARYAFTLARKTGKNVTSASKYTIQKATDGLFQEVAESVAAEYPEVPHHAELFDALLAKIIMKPEHFQVVLVLNEYGDFLSDMACGLAGSLGIGASANLAFDASAVVRVALFDAAHGTAPDIAGRGLANPTAIFLALSMLLYQVGEIRVGKAVKDGTLELLRRGVRTKDLGGSESTSSFTGAVAAEVAGRLC
- a CDS encoding TrkH family potassium uptake protein; the encoded protein is MSPVRRRRVYKWELDSAARTRRATVQTAWEQITPEWLFLGSFLAVILIGTIGLRFVPFFYADERAPLGLVDALFTATSAVCVTGLIVVDTATYFSVWGKLWLLALIQVGGLGIITFTTFLIAAMGGRPSLRQEAITSGSREAVQNINYRGLARHVILFTLLFEAAGFVLLSAIWVLQWALSEGGTLGGDTPVGFWEVLGHAAFHSVSAFCNAGFSTFSDSVIRFQNWPLTLGCLMSLIVVGGLGFLTLEELYMSFKARRAGRGYRMSLHSKVVLGMTALLLLGAWPAFAALEWGNSLSGMPAWAKLVNAMFMGVTPRTAGFNNINYVQATVGSNFLTILLMFIGGAPGSTAGGLKVTTVALPALMAWSRIRGRQVTGLLKRTVPEETIQRAVGLVVLGFALVTGCILLIVISEGSSPERFLDYMFEAVSAFDTVGLSRDTTPGLSVFAKLATIVLMFLGRVGLPTVASALTVAAYRPMGEFRYAQEDVVIG
- a CDS encoding potassium channel family protein; the encoded protein is MEKKRFVVVGLGNFGHTLATKLHEQGHEVVAVDTDENAVDRIAPYVNTAAVGDGRQIETLKRLGAEKADVGVVSTGDDITASILATMSLKDLKVEDIFVKVISINHARVMDKIGVTESIFPERESALRLAARIASKGILNYIRMGTSLSIQELAVPTTWIGRSLRELELPRRYRISVIALHDMLRDEMIPIPDPDAPLKDSDTILIAGKDDDLAKVEQESDDDGLPKGRR
- a CDS encoding gluconokinase, which gives rise to MIIVLMGVSGSGKTTVGEVLADRLGWPFHDADAYHPEANIEKMHRGIPLDDDDRRPWLEALAELIDRTYERGEDIVLACSALKHSYQDYLKHDLADVRYVCLCGPEELIADRLAAREGHFMNPDLLESQLELLEPPEDAIRVDISGTPGEIAGEICRALDL
- a CDS encoding ThuA domain-containing protein, encoding MTRRIALSCLGLLALAASPALAQDEKIDCLIITGDHRGHDWKETTRILEGFLEEGGRINVDVTATPAEDLTEENLGKYDVLLLNYRQTDAAPSGTVWTDENKQALLDAVEGGTGLVVYHFASSAFADPNWEEYERMIAGGWRTQGFHGPKHAFTVKKTPAEHPISAGLPDEFAHEVDELYQNSMMVDGNVVLATAYSDPDLPRGTGKDEAVIWVNTYGEGRVYNNALGHDAAAIADPQFQEWMRRGVEWAATGEVSSGE